The following is a genomic window from Solanum lycopersicum chromosome 6, SLM_r2.1.
TTAATTGGCTCGGTGAATTCCATTTGGGCTTTGTGGAAGAAGAAACCTAATCGAAGtaccaaaaccaaaaaaacaGGGGAGAATTCATCGCTAGCGAAATCGAAGAAATTTCTGGCGAAGATAAGCGGTAAGGCGACTAATTTTATGCGTAAGAAAAAATCTAAGAATGGGGGAGCTGAAAATGGTGAGGATTTTGGTGATGGAGGGCTGTGGCAGAAGGAGATTTTGATGGGTGATAAATGCCAGCCGTTGGATTTCTCCGGCGTGATTTATTACGATCGGGACGGGAATCAATTGGCGGAGGTGCCGGTAAGATCGGCGAGGAGTAGTCCTTTGCCCTTCTATGTTACCGAATCATCAAAACATTCagagattaattaattaattagtcagCTAATCAGTTAATTAGTGGAGTGTAAGtgataattaat
Proteins encoded in this region:
- the LOC104648041 gene encoding uncharacterized protein codes for the protein MVPLPPNATSAISSTAASAAPAAAATSNRLVVALIGSVNSIWALWKKKPNRSTKTKKTGENSSLAKSKKFLAKISGKATNFMRKKKSKNGGAENGEDFGDGGLWQKEILMGDKCQPLDFSGVIYYDRDGNQLAEVPVRSARSSPLPFYVTESSKHSEIN